The following proteins are co-located in the Lichenicola cladoniae genome:
- a CDS encoding IS110 family RNA-guided transposase, with translation MEKLITYVGLDVHKETIAVALADEGKRGDVREHGTIANTAAALTKLVNKLAKDGRELKFCYEAGPCGYGIQRQLSVAGHECIVVAPSLIPIKAGDRIKTDRRDAINLAKLHRAGELTPVWIPDQAHEAVRDLVRARLAAVRSLRQARQQLSGFLLRHSLHYSRPAWTLMHRRWLAELRFKQPVHYLVLEDCLAVIEAATARRDRLEAHIRAALADWSLGPVVRALQALRGVALVAAATLVAELGDMTRFTNPRQLMAYLGLVPSEHSSGGKRRQGGITKAGNGAARRMLIEAAWTYRFPARISRDLLLRQEGVSGPIRETAWKAQTRLCGRYRKLSHTGKSAKIVTTAIARELSGFVWAIAKHVEAAAA, from the coding sequence TTGGAAAAGCTTATCACCTACGTCGGGCTTGATGTTCACAAAGAGACAATCGCCGTGGCGCTTGCAGACGAGGGCAAGCGGGGAGATGTGCGTGAGCATGGCACGATCGCCAACACCGCTGCTGCTCTGACAAAATTGGTGAACAAGCTTGCAAAAGATGGTCGTGAGCTGAAGTTCTGCTACGAGGCCGGGCCATGCGGTTACGGTATCCAGCGTCAGCTGAGTGTGGCCGGGCACGAATGTATTGTCGTTGCACCCTCGCTGATCCCGATCAAGGCAGGCGACCGGATCAAGACGGACCGGCGGGACGCGATCAACCTCGCCAAGTTGCACCGGGCTGGCGAGTTGACGCCGGTCTGGATCCCCGATCAGGCGCACGAAGCTGTCCGCGATCTCGTGCGTGCCCGTTTGGCGGCTGTGCGCAGCTTACGCCAGGCTCGTCAGCAGTTGTCCGGGTTTCTGCTACGGCACAGCCTGCATTATAGCCGCCCGGCCTGGACGCTGATGCACAGACGCTGGCTGGCGGAGCTGCGTTTCAAACAACCCGTGCATTATCTGGTCCTGGAAGATTGTCTTGCCGTCATCGAAGCAGCGACGGCACGGCGAGATCGTCTCGAGGCTCACATTCGGGCGGCATTGGCGGACTGGTCGCTCGGCCCGGTCGTGCGCGCCTTGCAGGCTCTGCGTGGCGTCGCCCTGGTGGCAGCGGCAACCTTGGTGGCCGAGCTTGGCGACATGACGCGCTTTACCAACCCGCGCCAGCTCATGGCCTACCTGGGTCTGGTGCCATCGGAACATTCGAGCGGCGGCAAACGGCGCCAGGGAGGGATAACCAAAGCGGGCAACGGTGCAGCACGACGGATGCTGATCGAGGCTGCATGGACCTACCGGTTCCCGGCCCGGATCAGCCGGGATCTGCTGTTGCGGCAGGAAGGCGTGTCCGGGCCCATCCGCGAAACGGCGTGGAAGGCCCAGACCCGACTATGCGGGCGCTATCGCAAACTCTCTCATACCGGCAAGTCGGCAAAGATCGTGACCACGGCAATCGCACGTGAATT
- a CDS encoding glycoside hydrolase family 15 protein has product MDTPDSDAPLRIEDYALIGDCLSAALVGRNGSIDWLCWPRFDSEACFAALLGTSKNGRWLLAPDDAEARISRSYRGDTMVLETIFETKQGSIALIDFMPIGRENSSIVRRVEGRSGRVAMHMQISLRFDYGSSTPWVTQLEDGGGISAVLGPNLVVLRTPVELEGRDRSTFATFDISAGEHVDFTLGWGQSHLPLPAAFEADEALQRTDSFWRDWSAQCRYKGRWRQLVLRSLLTLKALTYAPTGGIVAAPTTSLPEQLGGVRNWDYRFCWLRDASLTLIALMEGGYREEARAWYQWLHRAVAGTPEELQIMYGVGGERRLVEWSPSWLPGYEGSAPVNIGNAASEQLQLDIHGEVIGALHIARAGKLAEPHVGWTNQVLFVEHLERIWEQPDDGIWEVRGGRRHFTHSKVMAWVALDCSIQDAEAFDLPAPVERWKDIRARMHSDICSKGFDTARNTFTQSYGRPELDASLLLIPRVGFLPADDPRVQGTIAAVERELLVDGFVLRYRTDGEDAGDGLPPGEGAFLPCSFWLVNAYALQGRQDKAEALFNKLIGLVNDVGLISEEYDAKAGRQVGNFPQAFSHLALMIAALTLDRTAAAP; this is encoded by the coding sequence ATGGACACGCCTGACAGTGATGCCCCACTGCGGATCGAGGATTATGCCTTGATCGGCGACTGCCTGAGTGCGGCGTTGGTCGGACGTAATGGCTCGATCGACTGGCTGTGCTGGCCGCGTTTCGACAGTGAAGCCTGCTTTGCCGCCCTGCTCGGAACCTCCAAGAACGGGCGCTGGTTGCTGGCGCCGGACGATGCTGAGGCCCGGATCAGCCGCAGCTATCGCGGCGACACGATGGTGCTCGAGACAATCTTCGAGACCAAGCAGGGCAGCATTGCGCTGATCGACTTCATGCCGATCGGACGTGAAAACTCGTCGATTGTACGTAGGGTTGAAGGACGCTCCGGACGCGTGGCCATGCATATGCAGATCAGCCTGCGCTTCGACTATGGCTCCTCGACACCCTGGGTGACGCAGCTCGAGGATGGCGGCGGCATCAGCGCCGTCCTTGGTCCCAATCTCGTCGTGCTGCGCACGCCAGTGGAGCTGGAAGGACGCGACCGCAGCACCTTCGCCACCTTCGACATCAGCGCAGGTGAGCACGTGGACTTCACGTTGGGCTGGGGCCAGTCGCATCTTCCGCTGCCAGCCGCTTTCGAAGCCGACGAGGCGCTGCAGCGGACGGATTCCTTCTGGCGCGACTGGTCGGCGCAGTGCAGGTACAAGGGTCGGTGGCGCCAGCTCGTGCTGCGCTCCCTGCTCACGCTCAAAGCGCTGACCTATGCCCCCACCGGCGGTATCGTCGCAGCCCCCACGACGTCGCTCCCCGAACAACTTGGGGGCGTACGCAACTGGGACTACCGGTTCTGCTGGCTGCGCGACGCGTCCTTGACGCTGATCGCGCTGATGGAGGGCGGCTATCGAGAGGAGGCGAGAGCCTGGTACCAGTGGCTGCATCGTGCTGTCGCTGGAACCCCCGAAGAGCTGCAGATCATGTATGGTGTCGGTGGCGAGCGACGCCTGGTCGAGTGGTCGCCCTCCTGGCTGCCCGGCTACGAGGGCTCTGCTCCGGTCAACATTGGCAACGCCGCCTCAGAGCAGCTGCAGCTCGACATCCACGGCGAAGTCATTGGCGCGCTGCACATCGCACGTGCCGGAAAGCTTGCCGAACCGCATGTCGGGTGGACAAACCAGGTTCTGTTCGTCGAGCATCTCGAACGCATCTGGGAGCAGCCGGATGACGGCATCTGGGAGGTAAGAGGCGGCCGCCGCCACTTTACACACTCCAAGGTGATGGCTTGGGTTGCGCTGGACTGTTCAATTCAAGACGCCGAAGCCTTCGACTTGCCCGCCCCGGTCGAGCGATGGAAGGACATCCGCGCCCGCATGCACAGCGATATCTGCAGCAAAGGGTTCGATACCGCCCGCAACACCTTTACCCAGAGCTATGGCCGGCCCGAACTGGACGCCAGCTTGCTGCTGATCCCAAGAGTTGGCTTCCTGCCCGCCGATGATCCGCGTGTGCAGGGCACCATCGCAGCGGTTGAGCGCGAGCTGTTGGTCGACGGCTTCGTCCTGCGCTACCGCACAGATGGCGAGGATGCAGGGGACGGTCTGCCGCCAGGCGAGGGCGCCTTCCTGCCCTGCTCGTTTTGGCTGGTCAACGCCTATGCCTTGCAAGGGCGTCAGGACAAAGCCGAAGCCCTTTTCAACAAGCTGATCGGATTGGTCAACGACGTCGGATTGATTTCGGAGGAATATGACGCAAAAGCCGGCCGGCAAGTCGGCAACTTCCCGCAGGCCTTTTCCCACCTCGCGCTGATGATCGCGGCGCTCACCTTGGACAGGACTGCAGCGGCCCCATAG
- a CDS encoding NAD(P)/FAD-dependent oxidoreductase: MHSKPARPRMVVIGAGFGGSCAVQALAKLPIDVVLINRSNDHLFQLLLYQVAAAELSGVDIAVPIRSILASYPNAKLLLGEVDGIDTKARFVSVGAIGVLAYHQLIIACGAVLSWCGNDQWAAHAVGLKTLQDPATMRQRLLGAFKCAESRRDAWEVKRLLAFIGVGGGLNGVELAGAISELTRYSRPQEYRGIRPEEARIVVHLFRVIGLCDRILAYIQWVSAWLFHARGACPNDSELNGLLQAQ, translated from the coding sequence ATGCACAGCAAGCCAGCCCGTCCGCGCATGGTCGTCATCGGGGCCGGGTTCGGCGGCTCTTGCGCTGTGCAAGCCCTCGCCAAGCTGCCCATCGATGTGGTGCTGATCAACCGCAGCAACGACCATCTGTTTCAGCTCCTGCTTTATCAGGTGGCGGCGGCGGAATTGTCGGGTGTGGATATCGCAGTACCCATCCGGTCCATCTTGGCGTCCTATCCGAATGCCAAGCTCCTGCTCGGGGAGGTGGACGGCATCGATACCAAGGCCCGTTTTGTGTCGGTCGGCGCAATCGGTGTGCTCGCCTACCACCAGCTGATCATCGCCTGCGGCGCCGTGTTGAGCTGGTGCGGTAATGATCAGTGGGCGGCGCACGCGGTTGGCCTCAAGACCCTGCAGGATCCCGCTACGATGCGCCAGCGGTTGCTCGGTGCCTTCAAGTGTGCGGAAAGCCGCCGAGACGCCTGGGAGGTTAAGCGACTTCTGGCTTTTATCGGTGTTGGGGGTGGTCTGAACGGCGTCGAGCTAGCCGGAGCGATCAGCGAGCTCACTCGCTACAGCCGGCCTCAGGAGTACCGGGGCATCAGGCCCGAGGAGGCGCGCATCGTCGTACACCTGTTCCGAGTGATAGGCCTGTGCGACCGCATCCTGGCCTACATCCAGTGGGTCTCTGCGTGGTTGTTCCACGCGCGCGGCGCTTGTCCCAACGACAGCGAGTTGAACGGTCTGCTGCAGGCCCAGTAG
- the zwf gene encoding glucose-6-phosphate dehydrogenase has translation MTDHQNGAAGVSKAPACKLVIFGAGGDLTKRLLMPALYNLSCSDLLPDDFNLYGVDRGDSSDDAWKQSLTETMQSFTKDNAAEFYTPEIDEARWGWVTDRMHYLQGDFSEDEVFRKIGQAIGDDSTIFYLAVSARFFGTIVDGLGKAGLLKQSDGMFRRVIIEKPFGSDLPTAQALNTQILGQADESQIYRIDHFLGKETVQSIMAVRFANGLFEPSWRREYIDHVQITAAETVGVEKRGAFYEPTGALRDMIPNHLFTLLCMVAMEPPNSFDAEAVRNEKAKLMEAIRPLQPDEVVRGQYGAGSQSGEDVPGYRGEPSVALDSKTETYIALKLSIENWRWAGVPFYLRTGKRLAGRQTVISIHHKPAPYRLFRDTRVEKLTPNVVRILIDPEQGIETQFDAKVPGPQMKLGRVQTSAHFKDFFDEKPSVGYETLLYDCMVGDTTLFQRADAIDASWTAVQPVLDSWRAGEGQVETYAAGSQGPAQADALLGSDGRHWLPLGDE, from the coding sequence ATGACTGATCATCAAAACGGTGCCGCCGGCGTCTCCAAGGCACCCGCCTGCAAGCTGGTGATCTTTGGCGCAGGCGGCGACTTGACCAAGCGCCTGCTGATGCCGGCACTCTACAACCTCTCCTGCAGCGACCTGTTGCCGGACGACTTCAACCTGTACGGCGTCGACCGCGGTGACAGCAGCGACGATGCCTGGAAGCAGTCGCTCACCGAAACCATGCAATCCTTCACTAAGGACAACGCCGCGGAATTCTACACGCCCGAGATAGACGAAGCGCGCTGGGGTTGGGTCACGGACCGCATGCATTATCTCCAGGGCGACTTCAGCGAAGACGAGGTTTTCAGGAAGATCGGCCAGGCCATCGGCGACGACAGCACGATCTTTTACTTGGCAGTGTCGGCACGCTTCTTCGGCACTATAGTCGATGGTCTCGGTAAGGCGGGACTGCTCAAGCAGTCTGACGGTATGTTCCGGCGCGTGATCATCGAGAAGCCGTTCGGCTCCGACCTGCCAACCGCACAAGCGCTGAACACTCAGATCCTCGGGCAGGCCGACGAGAGCCAGATCTACCGGATCGACCACTTTCTGGGCAAAGAGACGGTGCAGAGCATTATGGCCGTGCGCTTCGCCAACGGGCTGTTCGAGCCAAGTTGGCGTCGCGAGTATATTGACCACGTGCAGATCACCGCGGCCGAGACGGTCGGCGTCGAGAAGCGCGGCGCCTTCTACGAGCCCACCGGGGCGCTGCGTGACATGATCCCCAATCACCTGTTCACGCTGCTCTGCATGGTGGCGATGGAACCGCCGAACTCGTTCGACGCCGAGGCCGTGCGCAACGAGAAGGCAAAGCTGATGGAGGCGATCCGGCCGCTACAACCCGACGAGGTAGTGCGTGGCCAGTATGGAGCGGGCAGCCAGTCCGGTGAGGACGTTCCTGGCTACCGCGGCGAGCCCAGCGTCGCGCTAGACAGTAAGACGGAGACGTACATCGCGCTGAAACTCTCCATCGAGAACTGGCGCTGGGCCGGCGTCCCGTTCTACCTGCGCACCGGCAAGCGCCTGGCCGGCCGGCAAACGGTGATCTCCATCCACCATAAGCCGGCGCCCTATCGGTTGTTTCGCGACACGCGGGTCGAGAAGTTGACGCCGAACGTCGTGCGCATTTTGATCGATCCCGAACAGGGCATCGAGACCCAGTTTGATGCCAAGGTTCCGGGGCCGCAGATGAAGCTCGGCCGGGTGCAGACGTCCGCGCACTTCAAGGACTTCTTCGATGAAAAGCCCAGCGTTGGCTACGAGACGCTGCTCTACGACTGCATGGTCGGCGACACGACGCTGTTCCAGCGTGCCGATGCTATCGACGCGAGCTGGACGGCGGTGCAGCCGGTGCTGGACTCCTGGCGCGCTGGCGAAGGTCAGGTCGAGACCTACGCCGCAGGCAGTCAGGGCCCGGCCCAAGCGGACGCGCTGTTGGGAAGTGATGGTCGCCACTGGCTGCCCCTCGGAGACGAATGA
- the cyoD gene encoding cytochrome o ubiquinol oxidase subunit IV encodes MSQDHASGSEELHYSDTAPGDERADGSDIAHGIRAYTVGIVLASLLTIVSFAVARTTLVWTPSIPIALLVLAIAQIGVHVVFFLHITSGPDSFNNVMALAFGVLIVLLLIGGSLFIMGHLDHSMMPMDRIMQMQR; translated from the coding sequence ATGAGCCAGGATCATGCCTCAGGGTCCGAAGAGCTGCATTACAGCGACACCGCACCAGGTGACGAGCGGGCGGACGGCAGCGACATCGCCCACGGCATACGCGCCTACACGGTCGGCATCGTTCTCGCGTCGTTGCTCACCATCGTGTCGTTCGCTGTCGCGCGCACCACGTTGGTCTGGACGCCAAGCATACCGATTGCGCTCCTGGTTCTGGCGATCGCGCAGATTGGCGTGCATGTCGTGTTCTTTCTGCACATCACCAGCGGTCCGGACAGCTTCAACAACGTCATGGCGCTCGCCTTCGGGGTTCTGATTGTTCTGCTGCTGATCGGCGGCTCACTGTTCATCATGGGCCACCTCGACCACAGCATGATGCCGATGGACCGCATCATGCAGATGCAACGGTAG
- a CDS encoding cytochrome (ubi)quinol oxidase subunit III: MSAFHGASTQGGADPYQLGRGDSARDRGRTSEHAAKELPSKRIITGYGFWVFLISDIIMFSAFFAAYTVLVGATARGPGGRQLFDLCNTEIETGCLLASSFTCGLASVASRARSKAWFYGAMMVTFVFGLCFLALEIDEFYGMVAAGNGPTRSAFLSGFFALVGCHGLHVTAGSLWLLTMMAQVYAKGFRPDIMRRLLCFSLFWHTLDIIWVALFTVVYCEGVRP; encoded by the coding sequence ATGAGCGCGTTTCACGGGGCATCCACTCAGGGGGGCGCCGATCCCTACCAGCTCGGACGAGGCGACTCCGCACGAGACAGAGGGCGGACCTCGGAGCACGCGGCCAAGGAACTGCCCTCGAAGCGGATCATCACCGGCTACGGCTTCTGGGTCTTCCTCATCAGCGATATCATCATGTTCTCGGCGTTTTTCGCCGCTTACACGGTGTTGGTCGGCGCGACCGCTCGAGGGCCGGGCGGACGGCAGCTGTTCGACCTCTGCAACACCGAGATCGAGACCGGCTGCCTCCTGGCCTCGAGCTTCACCTGCGGCCTGGCTAGCGTAGCCAGCCGGGCGCGCAGCAAGGCGTGGTTCTACGGCGCGATGATGGTCACCTTCGTGTTCGGGCTGTGCTTCCTGGCGCTGGAAATTGATGAGTTCTACGGGATGGTCGCAGCCGGCAACGGCCCGACCCGCAGCGCCTTCCTTTCGGGCTTCTTCGCCCTGGTCGGCTGCCATGGACTGCATGTCACCGCCGGATCGCTCTGGCTGCTCACGATGATGGCCCAAGTCTACGCCAAGGGATTCCGACCCGACATCATGAGGCGCCTGCTGTGCTTCAGCCTGTTCTGGCACACGCTCGACATCATCTGGGTCGCCCTGTTTACCGTGGTCTACTGCGAAGGAGTGCGGCCATGA
- the cyoA gene encoding ubiquinol oxidase subunit II, whose protein sequence is MGPVGRAEKTILFDSLAIMLVIVIPTIVATLAFAWWFRATNSCARYRPDWVYSGRIELLTWGIPLLTIMLLGGVTWISSHALDPAEPLPSNKPPLEVQVVSLDWKWLFIYPAQHVASVNRLVIPVGIPVHFSLTSASVMNAFFVPQLGSMIYTMNGMATQLNLRADSVGEFKGLSAHYSGDGFSDMHFEVRALPQQGFKDWIETTGRAGPELDAQSYAKLSSQSIGDRPITFSKADPGLFQNIVRQTIPPAAGPHVGKPDLVTSSRTE, encoded by the coding sequence ATGGGCCCGGTCGGAAGGGCGGAGAAGACGATCCTGTTCGACTCCCTGGCCATCATGCTGGTTATCGTTATCCCGACCATCGTGGCGACGCTGGCATTTGCGTGGTGGTTTAGGGCTACCAATAGTTGTGCGCGCTACAGGCCGGACTGGGTTTACTCAGGCCGCATCGAATTGCTCACCTGGGGGATCCCTCTCCTGACCATCATGTTGCTCGGCGGCGTGACGTGGATCAGCTCGCATGCGCTCGACCCTGCGGAGCCGCTGCCGTCGAACAAGCCCCCTCTCGAGGTGCAGGTCGTTTCGCTCGACTGGAAGTGGCTCTTCATCTACCCGGCGCAGCACGTTGCCAGTGTGAACCGTCTGGTCATCCCGGTCGGCATCCCGGTCCATTTCTCACTGACCTCGGCGAGCGTGATGAACGCCTTCTTCGTCCCACAGCTCGGCAGCATGATCTACACGATGAACGGTATGGCTACCCAGCTCAACCTGCGGGCTGACTCGGTGGGGGAGTTTAAAGGCCTCTCCGCGCACTATAGCGGTGACGGTTTCTCCGACATGCACTTTGAGGTCCGGGCGCTTCCACAACAAGGCTTCAAAGATTGGATCGAAACGACCGGGCGGGCCGGTCCTGAGCTCGACGCCCAAAGTTACGCGAAGCTGTCCAGCCAAAGCATCGGTGACCGTCCGATAACCTTCAGCAAGGCCGACCCGGGGTTGTTCCAGAACATCGTGAGACAAACGATTCCGCCTGCCGCCGGCCCGCATGTGGGCAAACCGGACCTTGTCACATCGTCACGGACGGAATGA
- a CDS encoding LysR substrate-binding domain-containing protein, translating to MIYVRALESLTEDLKKQLESHDNIEELTIGMAEDFCRTALATILWLFVAEHPNIRVRIISGTYSALTEGIEKKTIDFAIMRRFGEYADSRLLWRDNLAWIGRKNMRLSREEPVPLVLPLPPNPGRDMPIAMLRASGRSCFIRFESVGLAGIEAAVQAGLGICAGPRSMWLAGAAPLVEGHGLPDLPDVEFDLVTVKPPKKDFSKAFLQILTAASKSGFIPQRDPALPAAVVS from the coding sequence TTGATCTATGTTCGCGCCTTAGAATCACTAACCGAGGATCTGAAGAAGCAGCTCGAAAGTCATGACAACATCGAGGAGCTTACCATTGGGATGGCGGAGGACTTCTGCCGGACGGCACTTGCGACCATACTCTGGCTGTTCGTCGCCGAGCATCCAAACATCCGTGTCAGGATAATCTCTGGGACTTACAGCGCTTTAACAGAGGGCATCGAGAAGAAGACAATTGACTTTGCCATCATGCGTCGTTTCGGCGAGTACGCAGATTCAAGACTTCTCTGGCGCGACAATCTGGCCTGGATCGGCCGTAAGAACATGAGGCTTTCCCGAGAAGAGCCAGTTCCGTTAGTTTTGCCGCTGCCGCCTAATCCCGGGCGGGATATGCCGATTGCGATGCTCAGAGCAAGTGGTAGATCCTGCTTTATCCGCTTCGAGAGCGTCGGTCTCGCTGGGATCGAGGCTGCCGTTCAGGCGGGGCTTGGGATATGCGCGGGTCCGAGAAGCATGTGGCTCGCCGGGGCTGCGCCGTTAGTTGAGGGTCATGGTCTTCCAGATTTACCCGACGTTGAATTCGATCTTGTCACGGTTAAGCCCCCGAAAAAGGACTTCAGCAAGGCCTTTCTTCAGATCCTCACTGCAGCGTCAAAAAGCGGCTTCATCCCGCAGAGGGACCCGGCTCTACCAGCAGCTGTGGTGAGCTAG
- a CDS encoding GMC oxidoreductase codes for MVHALASTGKRILLLERGDYLKREQANWDTEEVFIKARYQAKETWYSADGKTFSPGLHYFVGGNSKVYGAILLRLRERDFHGVTHPDGIAPEWPVKYDEFEQYYQAAEELFHVHGQRGEDPTEPPAAKPYKYPAIKHEPRLQELSDGLLKEGYHPFHLPVGVLLEQDGKGDALPHSTCIRCDRFDGYPCLVNGKSDAQVLLVDPTLRENPNVTLLTRAYVDRLVTNPSGTAVTGVSVVRDGARREFAGDIVVVACGALSSALLMLRSASDAHPDGLANGSGQVGRNYMRHNNAVVMAISKTPNPTKFQKTLGINDFYFGAEDWEFPLGHIQMVGKSDGVQVHGEGLPKWLQWFPEKPFDWLARHSIDFWLMSEDLPKTFNRIFYKDNNVHLDLTETNLEGNRRLKHKLEQICDKSGIYSQLVDRGLYLGQNTPIGGTSHQAGTLRFGDNPETSVLDRNCRAHGIDNLYVTDASFFPSIGAVNPTLTIIANALRVAERIRERLGAPAGSDRQAGDTRG; via the coding sequence ATGGTTCATGCGCTCGCCTCAACCGGCAAGCGAATCCTGCTGCTCGAACGGGGCGACTACCTGAAGCGGGAGCAGGCAAACTGGGACACGGAGGAGGTGTTCATCAAGGCGCGCTACCAGGCCAAGGAAACCTGGTACAGTGCCGACGGGAAGACTTTTTCTCCCGGCCTGCACTACTTCGTCGGCGGCAATAGCAAGGTCTACGGCGCGATCCTGCTTCGGCTGCGTGAGCGTGACTTCCACGGAGTGACGCACCCGGATGGTATTGCCCCGGAGTGGCCCGTCAAGTACGACGAGTTTGAGCAATACTATCAGGCTGCGGAGGAGTTGTTCCATGTCCACGGGCAGCGTGGCGAGGATCCAACAGAGCCGCCGGCAGCAAAGCCCTACAAGTACCCGGCGATCAAACACGAGCCCCGGCTGCAGGAACTATCGGACGGGCTTTTGAAGGAAGGCTACCATCCATTTCACCTGCCAGTCGGCGTTTTGCTCGAGCAGGACGGGAAGGGCGACGCGCTTCCACATTCAACGTGCATCCGATGCGATCGGTTCGATGGGTATCCCTGTCTAGTGAACGGTAAATCAGACGCGCAGGTCCTCCTGGTCGACCCAACGCTCCGAGAGAACCCGAACGTGACACTCCTCACTAGGGCCTATGTAGACCGGCTTGTCACCAACCCCTCCGGTACTGCAGTGACCGGCGTCTCGGTGGTCCGGGACGGTGCGAGACGTGAATTCGCAGGAGATATCGTTGTCGTGGCATGCGGCGCGCTATCGTCCGCATTGCTGATGCTGCGCTCCGCGAGCGACGCTCATCCGGACGGCCTCGCGAACGGCTCAGGTCAGGTCGGCCGGAACTACATGCGACACAACAACGCCGTCGTAATGGCCATCTCGAAGACGCCTAACCCAACGAAGTTCCAGAAGACGCTGGGGATCAACGATTTCTACTTTGGCGCCGAAGACTGGGAGTTTCCGCTCGGCCACATCCAGATGGTCGGCAAGTCCGATGGCGTCCAGGTGCATGGCGAAGGGCTGCCAAAGTGGCTGCAGTGGTTTCCTGAAAAGCCATTCGACTGGCTGGCTCGCCACTCCATAGACTTCTGGTTGATGTCGGAAGATCTGCCGAAAACCTTTAACCGGATCTTCTATAAGGACAACAACGTCCACCTCGATCTTACCGAGACGAACCTCGAAGGTAACCGACGCCTCAAGCACAAGCTCGAGCAGATATGCGACAAGTCCGGCATCTACTCGCAGCTCGTCGACCGCGGCCTCTACCTTGGACAGAATACGCCGATCGGAGGCACCTCACACCAGGCCGGGACGCTACGGTTTGGCGACAACCCCGAGACCAGCGTGCTCGACCGGAACTGCCGTGCTCACGGGATCGATAACCTCTACGTGACAGATGCGAGCTTCTTCCCATCCATCGGCGCAGTTAATCCGACACTGACAATAATTGCCAATGCGCTTCGTGTCGCTGAGCGGATTCGCGAGCGTCTTGGCGCACCGGCCGGTTCAGATCGACAGGCCGGAGATACGCGAGGGTAA